Proteins found in one Amblyraja radiata isolate CabotCenter1 chromosome 15, sAmbRad1.1.pri, whole genome shotgun sequence genomic segment:
- the LOC116981464 gene encoding gastrula zinc finger protein XlCGF49.1-like, producing the protein MMRHNKEKRYECDVCGKAWHHPSELEIHQRMHTGERPFDCSECGKSFRKAQDLKIHRRVHTGERPFDCSECGKNFTCYDNLLRHYRVHTGERPFSCPDCGKDFTRAYELKIHRQVHTGERPFNCSECGKSFLYYGSLRQHNRVHTSEKPYGCSTCGKSFTWLSGLQEHQTVHSSERPFTCTDCGKGFKSSPCGKSYIRSNHLMEHQLTHTSKSPYTCAQCARAHQ; encoded by the exons atgatgcggcacaacaaggagaagcgttatgagtgcgacgtgtgtggcaaggcctggcaccaCCCGAGCGAGCTGGAAATCCACCAGCggatgcacacgggagaacgccccttcgactgctcagagtgtggcaagagcttcaGGAAGGCACAGGACCtgaagatccaccggcgggtgcacacaggagaacgcccattcgactgctcggagtgcggcaagaactTCACCTGCTACGACAACCTGCTGCGGCACTACCGCGTGCACACCGGCGAAAGGCCCTTCAGCTGCCCCGACTGCGGTAAGGACTTCACGAGGGCGTATGAACTGAAGATCCACCGgcaggtgcacacgggagaacggcccttcaactgctcggagtgcggcaagagcttcctcTACTATGGAAGCCTACGgcagcacaaccgcgtgcacaccagcgagaagccctatggctgctccacctgtggcaagagctttacttggttgtcggggctgcaggagcaccagacagtgcacagcagtgagcggcctttCACCTgcaccgactgcggcaaaggcttcaagtcgtcgcca tgcggcaagagctacaTCCGCTCCAACCACCTGATGGAgcaccagctcacccacaccAGCAAGAGCCCCTACacttgcgcccagtgcg cgcgtgcacaccagtag